The genomic DNA ACTTCTTTAGCAACTTCCTGTAACCAATTTTCATTATTTATATCATAGCTTATTAGTTCAAATTGTTTTTTATAAAATTCTTTTACATTTAATTCGTTCATTATTATTCTCCTCCTGCAAATTATTTTTCTGTTACAGGTGAGAAACTAAATTTCTAATGCCCATGAAAAATCCTCCTTTTGATTTCCCTATATTTACAATTCATCAAAATAATAAGAATTTTGAAAGTGAAAGTATAAAAAATAGATAATGGATTATTCCACTATCTACTCTTTAGCTACTTTTATTTTTCTTTTTGATACTCCACCCAGTCACCAGAATCAATAACTTTCAATATCATCTTTTTATCTTGAGCGATATACACATATGCTTCTATTTCCCTATCAGCAACATATACTGTTTGCGTGATTCGATCATATAAATCGGTCTCCGCATTACCTGTATATTCTTCTAGTTCATCTAACTTACACAATATCTCATCATTTACTACATAAACTTCTCCATACACCTTTTCTTCAATCGAATAAGTCATAGCCGGATATCCTTCATTCGTATCAAATAATTTTCCATATGTCCAAGCTCTGTCTGCAATGCACGTTGCACCTAACATATAATGAGCATTCGTTTGTCCTCTTCTTAACGTGCCATAAACGAAAACATGATACATAAAATCTTATCCCCTTTATATGTCTCTACTTTCTTATTTGTAAATAAGCACGAATCATAAAGTAACTCACTTCATTCGGAAGCTGTTCTTTAATAGATTTCAGACCACCCTCAGCATTTTGAACGGCAGTTTCAATAAGAGATTCATACTCTGCTGGAACAAAACTTTGCCACTCTACTTCCATTCCATCCTCGTAGCAGCGAATTAAATGGTTTTCGATTGTTTGTCTTGATAAGTTACGTTCTTTTGCAATCTCATTCAAATCAATACCTTGTTTATACATTTCATACGTTTCTAAATGAGAATTTGCGGACGCTTTTCCTGACTTTTTACGCTCTGCAACTACTTCTGTCTTAATCGTTTCAGCGTAATTTGGATTTTCCTCAATAAAATGCTGAACTGCTTGTAAGAAGTGCGAGCCATATTTCACAAGTTTGTGTTCTCCGATACCTTTTACCGTCAACAATTCGGAATCACTTTGCGGCATTTTCACGCACATATCTTTTAATGTTTGGTCAGAGAAAATAACGAACGGAGGTACACCTTCTCCTTGTGCAATTTCTTTACGTACTTCACGAAGCACTTCAAATAAAGGATGGTCTTGTACAATTTGTCTTGTCTCTACTCGTTCTTTTCGTAAAACATTCTCTTTACCAAGTAATACTTCTTTCCCTTTTTCTGTTACTTTTAACGTCGGATAAGTGCCATGTTCAACTGCAATTAACTCATCTGAAATTAAAAACTCAATAAACTCACTGACCTCTTTTACACTACGGTTCGATAAAAGCCCATACGTTGGTAAAGTATGAAAATTAAATTCAATAACTTTCTTATTTTTCGACCCCGTTAATACTTGCGCTATCATTTGCTTCCCAAAGCGTTGGTTCGTTCTAATCATGCATGATAAAACCATTTGTGATTCCCTTGTCACATCAATGCTCTCGCGATCGTCTGTACAATTACCACAGCGTCCACAATCTTCTTTCGGTTCTTCTCCAAAGTATTGCAAAATGAATGATTGTAAACATTGTTCTGTATGACAGTAATCGGTCATATTTTGCAATTTTTCAAGTTCATTTGAAAAACGTGATTCTCCAGTTGATTGATCAATTAAAAAACGCTGTACTTGTACATCTTGAGAAGAATATAACAATATACATGTACTATCTAATCCGTCACGACCAGCACGTCCTGCTTCTTGATAGTAACTTTCCATATTTTTTGGAAGCTGATAATGAATTACGTAACGAATATTCGATTTATCAATACCCATCCCGAATGCAGATGTTGCTACCATTACACTTACTTCATCTCGTAAAAAGAGTTCTTGTTGCTCATTTCGATCACTATCACTCATACCAGCATGATATTTTGATACAGAAACTCCAGCCTTCATTAAATCTTCATATAACTGATCGACTACTTTTCTAGTAGCTGCATATATAATCCCAGATTCCTTTTGATTTTGACGAATATAATCCGCCAAATATGCATTTCGATCTTGCCCTTTAATGACAGAAAACGATAAGTTCTCACGCTCAAACGTTGTCATAATTGTATTTTCTTGATTAATTTCAAGTGTGTTACAAATGTCCTCACGTACTTGCGGTGTTGCTGTTGCTGTTAATGCTAATACGAGCGGTTTTTCTGGAAGATAATCTAATATGCGATGTATATGTAAATAACTTGGACGGAAATCATGTCCCCACTGTGAAATACAGTGTGCTTCATCAATCGCAATCATAGGGATTTTCATATCGATAAGTTGGTCAACAAACTCCATCGAATCAAGACGCTCAGGCGCGACATAAAGTAATTTGTAATGTCCTTGTTTCGCTAATTGAATTCGCTGATTTGCTTCGGCAATAGAAATAGAACTATTAATATATGTAGCTGAAATGCCATTCTGTACCAATGTATCTACTTGATCCTTCATAAGTGATATTAAAGGCGATATAACCAACGTCGTTCCTTCAAATACTAATGCCGGAATTTGATAACAAATCGACTTACCGCCACCCGTTGGCATAATACATACTGTATCTTTCCCATCTAGTACATTTTTAATTGTTTCATCTTGTCCTCTTCGAAACGAAGAATAACCAAAGTAGGACGCTAAAAGTTCTTGTGCTTTAGTAAACAAAAAAGAGTCACCTGCTTTTCTTTATCTTTCATCTACTTCTATTATATCAATCACTTATGCGACTTGAAAGAGATGAATAGATGCTTATTATTTTTTCATTATTCTATGTTTCTCCACCTATTTAATATGAATTAGCATCCATGTTTTATATGTTTTACAACATTTATAACGTAAATCCAGTAAACATGAAGAAAGAGTTTCAATTTAAATATTCATTTTATTTCCCTTTCTTGAATACTACTAATCGTATACATATAAATTCAGGAGGTTTCTATATGAAACATCATAATATGAGTTCCATCACGGCAAAAAAGAAAACAACACAACTCCAATTCTCTAATAATGATGCGTGGAAATATGAATCATACTATAAGTACCAACCATTATTCTCTTATAAAAAGCTTTTTAATTTTCTTTCTCAACTTTTTAGATGTTAATATATGCGCAAAAAATATATCATTCGCAGAATTTTTCTCAATATTAAATGTATAGACTTACTACAATTCAGTTGTTACCATATATAATAATCTGTTGGATAAACCCCTTAAGTTGATCTGCTTATATTAGCAGGTCTTTTTCATGATTACTTACTTCTACACCTCAATCTCACTTCCAAGTCTTTTTTCCATTTTATAACCATATTTAAATCCCAACAATTAATGATAATCATAAATTGTTGGGATTTTAATTGTTCACATATAATTATGCAATTCTTCTTTCTCAATACACAAAACACATTTTACTTGTTACTATGAAAGTACTCCAGATGAGTTTTTGCTCATCGACATTATCTAGTTAATGGGGCCTGCCGCGGGAAGCAGGTCTCTTTGACTTTATTAAGGTCCCAATTTCATTTGGACACATTTACCAGGTTTTTTCAAAAGAATTTTATGATAACATTACGTAGTCGAGTCCGACATCTCGGCAATACCCTTTTGAGGGTCTGTAACTTCCCTTGCAGACCCTCTTTTACTTTATATTCAATTTATTCATATATACCACAAGATCATTCACCTAATTTCTCCAATTCAAAATTCCCTAAAAATAATCTAGGACACGTAACTAAACATAAATCTATATCATACTTTGAGTTATACATGTTCAAAGGAGTGTTACTATTTATGTATTCTTATTGGCAATCGTATTACTCCCCCTACCATAACCCTTATGTAAACTATGATTTATCTGTACGTAACTACCGAATTAGTAAAAACGAGAATTTTTTAAAAGGGTATATGCGTTCTTTATGGGAACAACACGTCGCTTGGACGAGATTGGCTATTATAAGTATTGTATTTAATTTACCCGATGTTAACGTTACTGTTGGACGACTTCTACAAAACGCAACACATATGGGACTATCACTTGAACCATTTTACGGTGAAGATGCAGTAAAAAAATATAGTGCATTAATTAAGGATCACTTAGTCATTGCAGCAGATCTTGTTAAAGCCGCAAAAACTGGTGATCAAAATGCAGCTGCCGCTATAGAGAAAAAATGGTACGCTAATGGTGATGAAATCGTTGAGTTTCTTAATAACATCAACCCATATATAGGAAAAGAAGAATTCCGAAAAATGTTTTATGAACATTTAGCACTAACGAAAGCAGAAGCACTTACTTTCCTAAATAAAGATTATGAAGCAGGAGTACAACTTTACGATAAAATTGAAAAAGAAGCATTAGAAATGGCCGACATGATAACAAACGCAATCGTAAAACAATTCCCACAAGTATTTCAATAAAGTGAAATGTTAATCAGAGTAGGTATTACTACTAAGTAATACTTGATAAAATAAGTCGATTCCCAAACATAAATCGGCTTATTTAACTTTCTCTCCATGATATTTCACCTCTCCTCTTTACATTTAGCTTATATCGATATATTTTATTAATATCCGTTTTTTATAGGAGGAAATAGTTTGATTAACGCGATTGGGCTCGTTTTTATACTTACAAATAAACACGAGAAAAAAAAGAAAGTTTACCTAAATGAAAAATTTGCACTAATAGATATTATTGATTCTAAAGAAGTATTTGATGATGAAGGGAATCCTTTAGTAGAACTAACATGTAAATACAGTATATATTTAGATGAAAAATATTACTGTAAATCTCTCGATGATTATACTGGACAAGTATTTCCTTTCTTAAGTGCAAAAATAGGAAAAGGTCTTCTAAGAAACTTAAACTACTACTTTTCTTACGTTGATGCCTATGATAAGAAACCACCAGTTAAAGAAATAAGACCGCTGATGAAACAAGTAACTAACAGATAGCGAAACATACAAAAAAGGAAAGCATCTAGCTCTGGATGTTTTCTTTTTTATTGAAAACTCATTCATTCTCATCCTCTTCTAAAAGTATGTATCCAAGCATATTTTAAATTAAAAACATTGGAGGATTAGACTGAATGAAATACTCAGAAACAATTATAAGTAAACGACTTCGAATGCTTAAAATGACGGGTATGTTTTTCATGCTAGTATTAATAGCATGGATTGGATATACAAAATTACTTTATGAAAACGGATTTCTTCAAGAAAAAAAGAATTCAGTAGAAGTAATGAATACTAGCATTACAGGAGAAATAGAGCAGCTTTTTCATATAAACTTGCAAGGTTATCGAAAAACAAACCTTGATGCTGTTATAGAAGCAAGTAAAACCGATCCAAGCGAACTATCCCTAATTGAACTGGTCAACAAATCCTGCTCGCGAGATTGCATAGGTGAGCCAGTAACATATGTAAACTCAAACAATGGATATATCTTTTATAAGGAATCTAATGGAACTAATGTAGCTATAACGGTTAAAAAGAAAGACACATGGGTAATTGTAAAGAAATCTGTTCAAGATGGAATATAACCACCCTAAAAAAGAGTACGTATCGTACTCTTTTTTATTATTAATACCCTTCATCTTCATCTCTACAATGGCATTTCGGTTTTGTTTTACAATGACATTTTTCACACTCACATTTCGGTTTCTCTTTGCAACAACATTCGTGAAAATCACTGCGTTTACATCTACATCTCCCAAACATTAAATTATCCCAAAATTTATTACAATTTCGGGAATGCCCACAATGACAAGTATTCCCCATGGATATGCTTCCTCCTTAATAGAATTCATCATATTCTATGTTTGAAAGTATACAAAGGCTTGTTTATTAGTCTATTTTCTCCATATTATAACTAGATTTAGAAGATTACATAAAAATAAAAAGCCGTCACATGACGGCTTTTTATTTAGCAAACTACTCTTTTGTATAAAAAAATTTAATTCCTTTCGTATCTAACCAAGCCGTTACTTTGTCCAGTTCGTTCCCTTGACGATAATCTGTCTCGAAATACACAAGTCCTTGGTTATTTCCGAGAGATATTATTTTAGAAGTATATCCAAGCTTATCCATCATTTGAATCATGTCAGGAATTAAATTTACACCAAATTCATAAGTAACTACTTTGTTATATTTATTCACTATAATTCCAACCCCTTCTTGTTTCTTTATTGGCTCAACAGTTTGATTTATAAACCAAGCTAACGGTTTATTTCCAATTAGCTCATTTAAATCACATTTTCCGATACCAGCTACATTCCCTGTTTCTGTGTATTGCCAAATATCACATGGATACGCCGGTTTGTTACCACCATAACGAGGAATCCATACAAAATCAGAATTGACATTTGCCATTCCAAATGGAGCATACATATGATGAGCAATATATAAACCGACCTTCTTAGCTCCTAATCTACGTAATTCATCAATAAATGCTTGTGCACCCGCTCTCATATCATTCATTGTTTTTACTTCTACGTCAGCTACCCAAACTGTGGCATTTTTTTCACCACGGTTCCAAAAGTCTCTTGCTTCTATCCGTGCATCCTCTACTGAAACGAAACGACAGAACGCATAATTACCAAACGGAATATTTCTTACTTTCATTGCTTGTACATAATTATTATATAAAGGATCAACATAAGTTGAACCATCTTGCACACGTGCAATTACGAAATCTAATTGTGGGGCTGCGATATCCCAGTTAATATTGCCATTCCATTTTGAAATATCTACAATGTAACCCATTATTCATCATCTCCTTTTTTATTATCATATTCAGAGATTGTATTTTTTGCTCTTATCCCTTAAACAATCAAGTCAGTTTTTTAATTAGCAGTAGAGATTTTGTATTCATTGATAATGATTTAAAATTTAACTTATGTATCGAAAAATAGAATATTATTATAGATTTAAAAGATGATTATTCAAAAAAACTAAAGTATATAATTAAAACCACCTTTTTGATAGGTGGTTTTAATTATATACATTGTCCATATTTGTGGTTACATAGTATATTATCGTGAGCCATTAAAATAATAAAAGCCAACTTGTATTTTTAACCCACTGATTAAAGTTTTACTTTATCTCACATACTCATAGTACCACTTACGCGCATCTAACCAAGCTGTAAATTTATCGATATTTCCAGCTGGATAGCCATTCGTTATAGCATAACCAATGCCATCTTTCTGAACGACAATTTGTCCATCAATACCCGCATCAACCATCGCTTGAGCCAAAGCTTGTAAATTACTAAATGCTACACCGCCAGTTTTTACTTTGAGCAAATCCACTGTACCTCCTCCAGTTTGTCCTGTAAGAGCAAACACAATAGAATTAGCGATTTTATCAACATTCCATTTTGCCATGTCAGATTCATTATCAATAAATCCTAATTCTATAAGAATAGCAGGTGCTTTCGTCCCATTTAATACCGCTAAATCTGTACGCTGTTTTGCACCTCGATCACGCCATCCAATATCTTTTGCTAGTTGAGCTGAGATTTTAGCCGCCAAGTCTTTCTGATCATAATACAGAACCTCAACACCCTGTCCATTTCCATCGCTTGCATTAAGATGAAAAGAAATAACTAAATCCACAGCATGGGAATTGCTTTTACGAATGATATTATTTAAATTTTGTGATTGAGTTGTTCCTACCTCGTCCGTATCGTCATAAACCGTGTGTCCTAAGGCTCTTAACTTAGCCGCCACGGCATCTTTAACTTGCCTATCCAGAACGTGTTCTTTCCGATTCCCGAAATTAGCACCTTGAACAATACTATTATGTCCTCCGTGCAAACTATATCTAGCCATTATTCATCAACATCTCCTTTCTTAATATTCTATTCAAAACTTGTCTTATTGCTATTCCCACTTACAATCTTAACTGTACCCATACACCCTACATTTTCTAAAATTGACGGCACGAACAAAAAAGCATCACCCTTTCGGCGATGCCTAAGCTCCCTAAATAAATAGAGTTTAAAATCACTGAAACTTCACCTATATTTCCTCCCCTTCCTTCACAGCTTCTTTCAACCTCTGCAACATATACCCAATCCCTTTACACCCCTCTAGCGGATATGTAATCATTTCTTCTGGATATAACTTTGTCACTACTTTTTTATGCTTTTTTCCTGCTAGTAAGACGATTTCGTCAAACTGTAATAAACTTTTATCTACCAACTGTTTTTGTAATTGCTCTATACTTATTACCTCATCGCTTTTTGAATCAAATGCAAGATCATAGTTTTCTAATACAATATCATTTGGTCTTAAAAATCCATGTTTCGCTGATAATATAACCCAGTTTTCGAAAAACATAGTTGCGTATGCCTGACATGCTTTTCCGAACGGACTAATATATACATCTTTTGCTTCCATCGGTCCGTAGTTTGAATGCTTATCCCAAATTTTCTTTTTTCCACAAGGAATTATACATAGCCTTTTCATATATATTTCTACTCCCTTTACTTCTGTAAATAAAATTCGTTATTTTGTACATTTTTCTCTCGAAATACTATATAATAATTCCGAAAGCTAAAATTACACATTTTACCATATACGTACTATGGATCACTCTCATTGCAAATATTATAATACCATAAAAATTTTTGCTTTTTTTCTTCAAAATATTAAATATAAATTTTAACATAAGGATGTATAGATATAATTAAAAAGGAGGTTCATAAAAATGAAAAATATTATCCCTGCACTATTAGTCTATTTTATCGTTTGCGTTATTTCCGTTATCATCCCAGCATCTGAAGGCTATAATTATGTCGGCTGGAAGTTATTTGTTGGGCAAGTGTATGCGATACCTATTTTCTTCATTACTGCGATAATCACATTTTATATAAACAAGAAAAAATCTTACGAATAAACGATTATAAGGATAGCTAACGCTATCCTTATTTTAATTCGTTAATCAAATCTAAAATAGCCCTTGCAGTACTTTGTATCCTTTCTTCCGAAAAGTCAAACGCAACACCTGTATTTATATATATTTCCTGTATAGGTAAATTCCAATCTGAACTCGCTCCCTCTTTAAAGAAAGCAATCGCTTGTTCCTGATTCTCTCGATAAATTTGAAACAATTGCATCGCTCCTATTTGCGCAATTGCATATTCAATTTTATAAAAAGGAAACTGAACAAAGTGAAATGACTCGAACCAATTTCATTCTCTACTCCTGCAATATCAACTGATGAATATTGATACCTTTTACATAGTTCAATATATTTCTCATCTCGCTCTTCTGGTGAATGGTTTGGATTTGTATAAAGCCAGTGCTGGAATACATCTCCTGAAACTGACGATATTAATAACGATAAAGTACGATATAATTGAGCTTGCTGTACTTCTTTATAATCATCCTCTTGCGTATAAAAAATATTAAGCTTATCCATTAATAGTAATTCAAGACTAAGGGAATAAAGTTCCGCCACCTCTTCACGAAGGTATCTTTCCTGCATACTACTTTCATTGTTAAATTGTTTATAAAAGTGAAATGCATGCCCCAATTCATGTATTAATGCATGAATCGCATAAAATGAAAAACTAAAATTAGAATAAACAAAAACGTCTTTACTATGAGATAAGGTAAAGCAAGCAGCTCCTGGTGCTTTATTTTTCCGTTCTTGTACGTCAATTAATCCCGCTTTCCTTATATGAGTAAATTCCTCATGAAAACATGAATCTGTCTTCCGCAACATTTCTTCAATTCCATCCAATAAATTAATATAATTTTCAAATGAATATTTTTGCAAATTACAAGGAGCAAGATCCCAGGGACGATACGTTTTTACATCAAGATTCTTTTTAAGAAAACTTCCTAACTGTTTCCAAATTGGTACAACACACTTTTCTATCGACTCATGAAACTTAAAACAATCTTCAATACTGTAATCTCTATTTTTTTGTTTAAAGGCATACTCACTATAATTATTAAATCCTGCATTTAATTTTCTGTTTTTTAGAGATAAAAAAGGACAAGTAGCCAATCTGACTACTTGTCCTTGCTGTTTATGTGTACTCAATAAAATTAAGCTTGGAATGCTTCTGTTAATACTGGTACGATTTGTTTTTTACGAGATACAACACCTTTTAATGTAGCTGTGTTGTTTTCTAGTGATACGTTGTATGCTTTCTCAACAACGTTTGCTGCTTTACCGATCGCAAGACCGACAGAATCGTTAGTTAAGATATCAGTTACAACGAATAAGAATAGGTCTAAACCTTTTTCTTCTACTACTGCAGAAATTACTTTTTCAAGTTCCGCTTGGTGTACAAGAACGTCGTTTGTATCAACAGCGTTTACTTGTGCGATTTCAACTTTCGCATTACCCATTTGGAATTCTTTAGCGTCAAGAGAGATTAATTGCTCCATTGTTTTTCCGCTTAAGTCAGCACCAGCTTTTAACATTTCTAAGCCGTAGCTATCAGCATCTACACCAGCGATTTCCGCTAATTCACGAGCAGCTGCTACGTCTTGTTCTGTGCAAGTTGGAGATTTGAATAGTAAAGAATCTGAAATAATTGCAGATAACATTAAACCTGCAACTTCTTTACGAATTGTAACGCCATTTTCTTTGTACATTTTGTTTAAGATTGTAGCTGTACATCCAACTGGCTCACAACGATAGTATATAGGATCGCTTGTTTCAAAGTTAGCAATACGGTGATGGTCAATAACTTCTAACACACGAACTGATTCGATATCGTTAGCACTTTGTTGACGCTCGTTATGGTCAACTAAAATAACGTTGTCCACTTCGCTTGCTACTGTCTCAACAAAACGCGGTCCTTCTACTTTAAAATAGTCTAACGCAAATTGAGTTTCACCGCTGATTTCGCCTAAACGTACAGGCTCAGCATTCATTCCTAATTCTTTTTTCAATTCTGCATAAGCAATTGCAGAACAAATTGCATCTGTATCTGGGTTTTTATGCCCGAAAACTAGTACTTTTTCCATGTTTTCCACCTCTTCATGAAAAGGATATCTTAAAGAAGCAAATATGACAATATTTAAAGCATATTTTTTTATAAATAATTGCACTTTCTTCTATATTTTTCATCATTTTCATAAAAAAAATCATCTAAAATGAATTAGATGATCGAAATATATGTTTCAATTAAAATAGTGTAGGAGCTTGCACTACGTTGTTAAAAGCGAAATTTGAAGCTAAGCCATTATTCACAAGGTTTACATCTATAACTTGATAAAACGCATTTCCAGTGTCTGCAATTTCCCAAACAGCTAAAATAAGATGGTATCCACTACGATCAGTTGGTACATTTGCTTCATGCGTTACTGTTGTCCCTGGTCTAGCCCCACCGTCATTTTTCACATAGAATGGCACTAAATCTAAATCTGATCGCGTTAAAGGTTTATTTGGATTCCAGCCTTTTTTCGTAATATAATATTTCCACTCTTTTGTACTATGAGGAGCAGTTAGTTTCCACTTGAATGTATTCGTCCCGCCATTTAACGTAACTTTCTTCCACCTATCCACAGTTTGAACATCTAAAGCAGGAAAATGACCAGCCCCTGCAATTTGTCCATCAGAAGGTCCTAGTTGCGGAAATCCCCCTATCCCTTCTACACTTTGTGGTTCATATTGAATCGGTCCACAATTTACATTTACCCCTTGCTTACATAAATAAGATCGGCTCGCTGGTGATTCTACATAACCATGAGCTGAAGCCTTTTCTGAAAATCCAAATGTTAATAATCCCGTAAGTAATACGCCACCACTTAAAATAACTTTCTTCATCTTTTGTAAACTATTCTTTTTCATTCTTTCATCCCCTTCCGATAATAAAGCGAAAATAACTATAGTTGGCTAGTCATCTTCTCTACATTTATTATAAGACGAGAATCATTACTAAAAGAACCCTCTAAAAACTTTCTCAAATTCATTTAGTGCGTTAAATGGATTATATCAATAAATTTATTTAACACCGCCAGAAAAATATAGACGGTGTTAAAATAGTTTCTTATTATTCAGTATGATAACCTTTTAATCACAATTTATATGCATTTATAATAAAGAACCGTAGCATCTAACTTTCCATTCGGAGAAATTGCATACCCTGGTATTGTTCCAACTTCTTGGTAGTCTAGTGATTTGTACAATTTATTGGAAGGATCTCCTTCTCTAGTATCTAATACTAAAAGAGACCTGTTTTCTTGCTTCGCTCGTTCCTCTGCTTTTTGCATAAGCAATCGTCCAATACCGTTACGTCTAAAGTTTGGATGAGTCATTAATTTGCAAATCTCGGCTCTATGAATTCCGTTAGGCTTTGTAACTAATTGTAATTGAATACTCCCTGCTACTTCGTTGTTTATTTTAGCTACATACAATATCACTTCTGGCGCTATGACTGTTTGCCAATACTTTGTTGCGTCTTTTTGTTCCAGTGGAGGCAAAAAACCAATTGATGCCCCATCATTTACAACCGTTTTCAAAAGTTTCGAAAGTTCTTCCATATCATTTTCTAGTTGCTTAATTTCTTCAATTACTAAATTTCGCATTACTTTTCCCCCTTTTGTTTCATTGTAACAATTTTTAAAGAAGGAATAATGAAATAATAAGATGAATTTATATTAAGATATGATTTTTTGTGAAAGGATAACGATATGAAATATATATTAGATAGAACGTACGCAAAAGAACTACTCGAATGGGCATATGAACAAAACCCGGGCCCTTGGTTTGAACATTCACTACATGTTGCTCATGCAACTGAAAACATAATTATAGAACTTATAAAAAAAGGGTATGACCTAGATGCTGACATAGCATATAACGCTGCCCTTTTGCATGATATCGGAAGATACAAAGGTTTTACCAAATCGGTCATTCATTCCTATGATGGTTATATGTATATGAATGATTTAGGATATGCAGGAAACGCCATTATTTGTGTGACACACTCATTTCCCTGTAAAAATGAACATATAGATATCGCAGCGGAATGGCATCTCGTTCCTGACCATATGAAAAGCCGGTTGGTTGCAATATTGAATGAACATAGTAACTACGACTTATACAATAAAGTAATTACTCTTTGTGACGCTCTTGCTGACGCGGATGGCTTTACTACGCTGGAAAGAAGATTAATTTCCGTTGGTTTGCGTCATGGTACAACATCTCATACATCTTTACATTGGAAAGGGTTTTATGCAATTAAGAAAGAATTAGAAGCTTTAATCGGTAAGAGTATATACACAGTTCTTCCTGATGTAGAGAATTCGATTTATGAAGATATAGAATACTAAAGTGAATACAAATTTAATTTCACATAAAAAAACGTTTTAAACATAAAGTTTAAAACGTTTTTTTATTCAATGCTTTTGATTTTTCAGTTCTGTTAAACACTCTTGCACTAAAGTTACCGCTTGACTCATCGCAGCTCCGCCAGCAAATGCTGCTGAAACACCACATGCTTCCAGAATCTCTTTATCCGAACATCCTTGATCAAGACAACCTTTTGTATGATAAATTGTACAATACTCATCTTGCGTTGCTAAACTAATTCCTAATGCAATAAGTTGTTTTTCTCTTTTTGTTAAAGCACCCTCTTGAAAACAAGCTTGCGTAAACGCATTATATGTCTCAGCGATTTCAGGAATTTGATTTGTAAAACT from Bacillus cereus G9842 includes the following:
- a CDS encoding DUF6884 domain-containing protein; this encodes MKRLCIIPCGKKKIWDKHSNYGPMEAKDVYISPFGKACQAYATMFFENWVILSAKHGFLRPNDIVLENYDLAFDSKSDEVISIEQLQKQLVDKSLLQFDEIVLLAGKKHKKVVTKLYPEEMITYPLEGCKGIGYMLQRLKEAVKEGEEI
- a CDS encoding DUF4017 family protein; protein product: MKNIIPALLVYFIVCVISVIIPASEGYNYVGWKLFVGQVYAIPIFFITAIITFYINKKKSYE
- a CDS encoding GH25 family lysozyme — translated: MGYIVDISKWNGNINWDIAAPQLDFVIARVQDGSTYVDPLYNNYVQAMKVRNIPFGNYAFCRFVSVEDARIEARDFWNRGEKNATVWVADVEVKTMNDMRAGAQAFIDELRRLGAKKVGLYIAHHMYAPFGMANVNSDFVWIPRYGGNKPAYPCDIWQYTETGNVAGIGKCDLNELIGNKPLAWFINQTVEPIKKQEGVGIIVNKYNKVVTYEFGVNLIPDMIQMMDKLGYTSKIISLGNNQGLVYFETDYRQGNELDKVTAWLDTKGIKFFYTKE
- a CDS encoding gamma-glutamylcyclotransferase family protein, with the protein product MYHVFVYGTLRRGQTNAHYMLGATCIADRAWTYGKLFDTNEGYPAMTYSIEEKVYGEVYVVNDEILCKLDELEEYTGNAETDLYDRITQTVYVADREIEAYVYIAQDKKMILKVIDSGDWVEYQKEK
- a CDS encoding N-acetylmuramoyl-L-alanine amidase, encoding MARYSLHGGHNSIVQGANFGNRKEHVLDRQVKDAVAAKLRALGHTVYDDTDEVGTTQSQNLNNIIRKSNSHAVDLVISFHLNASDGNGQGVEVLYYDQKDLAAKISAQLAKDIGWRDRGAKQRTDLAVLNGTKAPAILIELGFIDNESDMAKWNVDKIANSIVFALTGQTGGGTVDLLKVKTGGVAFSNLQALAQAMVDAGIDGQIVVQKDGIGYAITNGYPAGNIDKFTAWLDARKWYYEYVR
- the ppaC gene encoding manganese-dependent inorganic pyrophosphatase — its product is MEKVLVFGHKNPDTDAICSAIAYAELKKELGMNAEPVRLGEISGETQFALDYFKVEGPRFVETVASEVDNVILVDHNERQQSANDIESVRVLEVIDHHRIANFETSDPIYYRCEPVGCTATILNKMYKENGVTIRKEVAGLMLSAIISDSLLFKSPTCTEQDVAAARELAEIAGVDADSYGLEMLKAGADLSGKTMEQLISLDAKEFQMGNAKVEIAQVNAVDTNDVLVHQAELEKVISAVVEEKGLDLFLFVVTDILTNDSVGLAIGKAANVVEKAYNVSLENNTATLKGVVSRKKQIVPVLTEAFQA
- the recQ gene encoding DNA helicase RecQ codes for the protein MFTKAQELLASYFGYSSFRRGQDETIKNVLDGKDTVCIMPTGGGKSICYQIPALVFEGTTLVISPLISLMKDQVDTLVQNGISATYINSSISIAEANQRIQLAKQGHYKLLYVAPERLDSMEFVDQLIDMKIPMIAIDEAHCISQWGHDFRPSYLHIHRILDYLPEKPLVLALTATATPQVREDICNTLEINQENTIMTTFERENLSFSVIKGQDRNAYLADYIRQNQKESGIIYAATRKVVDQLYEDLMKAGVSVSKYHAGMSDSDRNEQQELFLRDEVSVMVATSAFGMGIDKSNIRYVIHYQLPKNMESYYQEAGRAGRDGLDSTCILLYSSQDVQVQRFLIDQSTGESRFSNELEKLQNMTDYCHTEQCLQSFILQYFGEEPKEDCGRCGNCTDDRESIDVTRESQMVLSCMIRTNQRFGKQMIAQVLTGSKNKKVIEFNFHTLPTYGLLSNRSVKEVSEFIEFLISDELIAVEHGTYPTLKVTEKGKEVLLGKENVLRKERVETRQIVQDHPLFEVLREVRKEIAQGEGVPPFVIFSDQTLKDMCVKMPQSDSELLTVKGIGEHKLVKYGSHFLQAVQHFIEENPNYAETIKTEVVAERKKSGKASANSHLETYEMYKQGIDLNEIAKERNLSRQTIENHLIRCYEDGMEVEWQSFVPAEYESLIETAVQNAEGGLKSIKEQLPNEVSYFMIRAYLQIRK